A window of the Syntrophaceae bacterium genome harbors these coding sequences:
- a CDS encoding radical SAM protein, giving the protein MRVLLISANTEQINILPLPLGLNCVAMAVRNAGHEVRLLDLMVERDYHSSVREVVLEFSPDIVGISVRNIDDQEIEGTRFLLDPVKRVVRECRDATEAPIVLGGAGYSIFPEAALEYLEADMGIQGEGEAAFPLLLDRIERKESLAGTPGLHVRGLGLMGPRMFADNLDALPLPDAALSALSAPDHKECWMPMQSRRGCPMDCSYCSTATIEGRAVRRRSPESFLRGIAAHVEAGFRHFYFVDNTFNLPRADAREICTRLIESRLGISWRCIFYPGSVDPELIRLMAGAGCTEVSLGFESGCESILKRLNKKFGPDDVRRSSDLLRDAGIRRMGFLLLGGPGETRETVEKSLSFVDSLNLDSLKITVGIRIYPHTSLARDAVREGLLLPGDNLFRPRFYLVPELREWLPNTVKCWMADRSNRVS; this is encoded by the coding sequence ATGCGGGTCCTTTTGATTTCAGCGAACACGGAGCAGATCAACATCCTTCCGCTCCCTCTGGGATTGAATTGCGTGGCCATGGCGGTCCGGAATGCGGGGCATGAGGTGCGGCTCCTGGACTTGATGGTCGAGCGGGACTACCACTCGTCCGTCCGGGAGGTCGTTTTGGAGTTTTCTCCGGACATCGTGGGCATCTCGGTCCGAAATATCGACGACCAGGAGATCGAGGGAACGAGGTTCCTCCTCGATCCGGTCAAGCGTGTCGTCCGGGAGTGTCGCGATGCGACCGAAGCTCCGATTGTTCTGGGGGGAGCCGGGTACAGCATTTTCCCGGAGGCCGCCCTGGAGTACCTGGAGGCTGACATGGGGATCCAGGGGGAGGGGGAAGCGGCCTTTCCTCTTCTCCTGGACCGGATCGAGAGGAAGGAAAGCCTGGCAGGAACCCCGGGTCTACATGTCCGGGGCCTCGGTCTCATGGGTCCGCGGATGTTTGCCGATAATCTGGACGCTCTCCCCCTTCCGGACGCAGCCCTGTCGGCTCTTTCCGCTCCCGACCATAAGGAATGCTGGATGCCGATGCAGTCCCGGCGGGGTTGCCCCATGGATTGCAGTTACTGCTCCACGGCGACGATCGAGGGTCGTGCTGTCCGAAGACGGAGCCCCGAATCGTTTCTGAGAGGAATTGCCGCCCATGTCGAAGCGGGGTTCAGGCATTTCTATTTTGTTGACAATACGTTTAATCTTCCCCGGGCCGATGCACGGGAAATCTGTACCCGGTTGATCGAAAGCAGACTGGGCATATCGTGGCGATGCATCTTCTATCCTGGCAGCGTGGACCCGGAACTGATCAGGCTCATGGCGGGGGCGGGCTGCACGGAGGTAAGCCTGGGATTCGAAAGCGGCTGCGAGAGCATCCTGAAGCGGCTGAACAAGAAGTTCGGCCCCGATGATGTACGGCGCTCTTCGGACCTGCTCCGAGATGCAGGCATCCGGCGGATGGGGTTCCTGCTCCTCGGGGGGCCTGGCGAAACCAGGGAGACCGTCGAGAAGAGCCTGTCGTTCGTCGACTCGCTGAATCTCGATTCGTTGAAAATCACGGTCGGAATCCGCATCTACCCTCATACTTCGCTGGCCCGGGATGCCGTCAGAGAGGGGTTGCTCCTTCCCGGGGACAACCTTTTTCGTCCCCGGTTTTACCTGGTCCCGGAACTCAGGGAATGGCTGCCGAATACAGTGAAGTGCTGGATGGCAGACCGAAGCAACCGGGTGTCTTGA